Below is a genomic region from Echinicola rosea.
GGTAAGGAGAAGGATTGGCAGAAAAAGCCCAAAGGATCGTTTAAGTCTATGCATTACCTGAGTGGTTGGTTTTAGGTAAACAACGTAAAATTACTGCATTATGATTTCGGAAGAAAGTTATTTGTCAAAACCCATGACAAATGTAGTGATTTAGATACAGGATCCTTTGGTGAAATGTGGTTTAGTCCGTGCAAATGCATGCAAGTTGCTTAATTCTATATCCTTGATGGATGTATGTGCGCTTCACAAATGGGCTAGGGGATTACAAATCCCGAACAGCCATAGTGATGAGTTGAAAACTCAAATCCACCTGGTTCCGCTGCCCAGCTGCCGGAACAACTGTGCAATTGTATATTTATTAACCTCAGCTCGATTATAAAATCGTCACTGCGAGGCTTAGAGGGAGATGTGAGGGGTGGAAGCCGTGGCAGCTCGCCGCGGCGAGTTGCCACACCCTTTTCCAACCCACATCCTCCTTAAAAGGGTTCGCAATGACGATTTTAATACTAAAATTAAGTCGAACTCAGGTTATTACTTTTCAAGTTTCGCATTTGAAATGCGAACTGTTGAGAAAGGCATTTGGGCTCTATATGGATTATAGTGGGTGAAGCCCATGGTAAATTTCCCGTCCCACGTTTTCGGTTTTAGCCGCATTTCCCCCCCTATTTCCCTGTGAAGGAAGCCCATCGTTTTAACAGTAAGAAATTTTCTTATATAAGACCATGTCAATATTCGTCCCCCCAGAAATAAGGCTTGACCCACAGTGTCGGGGCTCGTGTGTTCGAGAATAGCTTGGCCTGGACAAAGCGGTTGATACCAAAAGCGCTCAAACCTTTTCAGGCCTGAGCGCTTTGATTTATCAATTGGTGGTTTTTTTTATACAAAGGCAAAGAAAATCAGCCATGTAATAATCAATACCGGTAGTAGGATAGGAATCGAAAACCGGATGATATACCCAAAAAAGGAAGGCATCTTGATGCCGGATTGCTCGGCGATAGACTTCACCATAAAGTTTGGTCCATTTCCGATGTAGGTCATCGCTCCAAAGAATACGGAGGCAATGGATATTGCCATCAGCTGAAAGGCCGAGTCATGGTATCCATCCATAGCAAACTTCCTGACCATTTCCACATCACCAATACTTGCTCCCCTAGAGGCCATTGCTGCGGCAAGGAAGTTAAGGTAAGTCGGTGCATTATCCAGAAATCCTGAGAGTAGGCCTGTACCCCAATAGAGGCTGTTATGGGTAATGAGTTCCGCTCCTGCCGGTGACTTGGCAAAATTCCCCACCAGCTCCAAGGCCGGCATCATTGTGCCAAAGATCCCGATAAATATAAAGGCGACTTCCCGAATGGGCTCGAAGTTAAATTCATTGCCTTTGATGGCCCTTTTATCAGCAAACTTAAAGGAAAAGAACGCTACGGAAAACATGATGATTTCCCGGATAAAGGAGAACTTGGTGCCATCATATACAATCGCCGGCACCCAATCCAGTACATTGGGATCCAAGAATACAGAGATGATTACCACCAGTAGCCACAGAAAGTTTTTGGATCCGATAAGGGAGATTTTGTTTGTATAAGCCTCGGTGTCCTCGATTTCTTCGTCATTGGCCGCACGGCCAAGTTTCTTGTCGATGAAGAAGAATGCCACAGAAAGAATGATGAGGGCAATCACCCAAGCGGGCCAGTTATGTTCCATGGTCCAGAAGAACGGAACACCCTTGAGAAAACCTAAGAACAGTGGAGGATCACCGATCGGTGTGAGGGAGCCTCCGACATTACTCACCATAAAAATGAAGAATACAATGTGGTAAGCACGGATGTTATTTTTATTTAAACGAATAAAAGGCCTGATAAGTAACATGGAAGCACCAGTGGTACCGATCAAGTTAGCAATGATAGATCCTACGATCAGCAGGGTGACATTAGCCAGTGGTGTGGATTTTTTGTCAATGCTGATCATGATCCCACCTGAGGCAATGTACAGTGACGCAAGCAGCGCAATGAACTGCAGGTACTCGGCCAGTGCGTGTACTGGAGCATGCGTATTGTGCATGGCGAAAATATAATATAGCACTACCAAAGCAGCTAGGATAATGGCCACTTTAGGGTAGTTGTGATGCCAGAAATGCTCATAAAACAGCGGTCCTGTAGCGATCATGAGCAGCAGTACCACAAAGGGAATGACCAGCCATACCGGTGCATGGGCATGTTCCGCTTCTCCTTCAGCATGGGCGCCTGCATGTCCTGTGTCGGACTGATGATCATTTTGGTCTTCGTGTCCTTCCTGATGTGCTGATACTTCTGTCTCTTGGTGACTGTTTTGAGCCATGAGACTGGCTGAGCCTGTATAAAACATTGCCCCCCAAATAATCCCAAAAGCAATAATAATGTTCTTCATTAAAATAGAATTAGATTAATTCGTCTTAGGTTTTGATTCTTTTTTCCGCTAGGGATAAAAGTAGTTGAAGGAATACGCGCCCCTAAACTACAGAATTTGAACCAAACCCACCAAAATAAATTCATATGGTCGGAATAAATTAATTTTATGTTAATCTTTATTCCTGATAAGTAGTTTTTATCGTTATACAAGTTGGCGCAGCGCTATTTCAAATGATTTTTCAGCAATTCCCGTTTTAGAGGGATGCTCATCAGCGGTTTTTTTCATTGCCTTGAAGATTGTCTGGCGGACATCTTCAAAGATGGCCTGGTCAGTCACTTGACTATGGTCTTCCATAAGATAAGCAAATGTCCGGGCCATGCCACAGTTGGCGATAAAGTCGGGAATTAGCCCGATCCTTTCGTCAGCTGAAAGTGCTATAGGGCCAAAAAAGATTTCTTCGTCAGCAAATGGCACATTGGCTCCGCATGAAATCACTTCCAGTCCACCCTTGATAAGGCGATCCAGCTGCGCTTGTGTGACCAGTCTGGAGGCAGCGGCAGGAATAAATATTTCATGTTCCAAATCCCAGACAATTTGATCCATGGCCTTGAATGGGATTAATTTATCTGCGACGAGTTTATTGCCTTTTCTGTCCAAGAACAGCTTTCGTACTTCATCCAATGTAAATCCGTCCGTATTGATCAACCCTCCTGCCTGATCGATGATTCCGACGATTTTGACGCCCTCGACGGCTAAGAAGCAGGCCGCAGAGGAGGCGACATTTCCCCAGCCTTGGATGATGGCGCGTTTACCTTTCAGTGTACCACCCCAAAGCGTATAGTAATGCTTTACTGCTTCTGCTACTCCAAATCCGGTAATCATATCCGAAACCGTATATTTTTTTTTGCCGTCAGGCGTATAATGAGGGTCTTCGAGTACCTTGGATACACCTTGGCGTAACCGACCGATCTTTCTGATTTTCTGTGGCTCCGTAGCGTGAAAATACCCGTTTACGATGCCTTCCTGAGGGTGCCAGAGTCCGTATGACTCTGTAATGGGTATTACCTCGTGTATTTCATCAACGTACAAATCCCCTCCAGTGCCATAATAATTCTTCAGTAAAGGTATAACCGCCTCAAACCACCTTCTCAGGACCTCTTCTTTTCGCGGGTCATTGGGGTCGAAGTTGATCCCGGATTTTGCTCCCCCGATGGGAGGGCCTGAGACCGTAAATTTTATCTCCATCGTCTTGGCCAGAGATTCTACTTCACGCCTGTCCAGTCCAGCTCGCATTCGAGTGCCTCCCCCTGCTGCTCCGTTTCGAAGGGAATTGATCACTACCCAGCCTTCAGCCTCGGACTTGCTGTCACTCCATTCGAAAACAATTTCAGGCTTTTTGTCCTCAAACCGTTTGAGTAGTTTGTCCATACGATAAGATTTATCGGGTTGCACAAAAATATAAAAAATTCATAATTGGGCTATTTTTATAGCTGTTCATTCAGTGATTTTTGTTAAAAAAGTAAAAACAGGTTGTTTTTTGTGCTTATAACTTCAGGTTGGTATAAAGTACGGGTTTTCATGGCTGTTTTATTTGGGTTGTACATTAGGTTAGTAGTCTTTTGGAGACCAAGGAATAATCCCATTAATGTAAGAAAAAGTATTCAAATTACCCTGAATTTACTGAAACTAGCAGGTATTGATCGTGAGGGGTGGCGACACAAAGCGCAAAGTATAAAAGTATCCCTAAAGACTTAGAAGTGATGTTTTTCTTCCTTGGGTTTTGTCTCCTGTGTATTGGATGGGAGGTGTCATGGGTAGTGGACACCTCCACAACTGTCCCTTGAAGCCCCAGTCACCGATGCAAAGGTATTCACCTCATTGTTCAATTTTAGCACCCCCAGAAAGGCAAAAATCAACGCTTCCTTAAATTCTACGATGGACCTGTCCGGGACCACGACTTCAATATGATTCCCGAGTCTTTTCTGTAGTTGGCCGATAAAAAAGGCATTGTATGCACCACCTCCCGAGACGAGGAGTTTGCCCTTATGTGGAGGAAAGAGCTGCTGAACCACCTTGGCGATCTGCTCGGTATAGTGTGCCACCAATGTCGCCAAGAGATCTTCCTCCGTATCATTTTGTTGCTTTAATAAAGGTAGGAAAATACCTTCCATTTCTTCCCGTCCAAGGGATTTGGCTCCTTGATGAGTATAAAAATCGATGGCGTTTAGCTGAGCGAGAAAGGCGGTGTTGACCTTTCCGGCTGCCGCGAGATTCCCCTGGTCATCATACGGTAATCCTTTTTTTGCCGCAACTTCATTGAGCAGTAGGTTGAAAGGCGACACATCAAAAGCCAAGCGCTGCCCTTGGTGCATCATGGAGATATTGGAAATGCCTCCAAGGTTAAGGCAGCCTTCATAATCCGGGAACAGGAAGTGGTCACCGGCGGGCGCCAGTGGCGCCCCTTGCCCGCCAAGTGCTACATCCAGGCTCCTAAAGTCATTTATTACCGGAAATCCAGCTTTTTCCCTTAAGCTCCAGCCTAAACCGATTTGTTTGGTCATGCCGAGGCTTGGCTGGTGGAAAACCGTGTGGCCATGTGAACAGACGACGGCTGGTCTTAATTGGTGTTTATGACAGAATGCCTTTACCTGTTTGCCCATCCAAGCTCCAAAATCCACATCCAGCAGGGACAATTGCTCACCTGACAGGAGATGTGACTGGCTGAGCTTTTTAGCAAGTGCAGCTGGAAAAGCCACCGTTTCGGCTTCTACGATCGTAAACTCCCATTTGTCGTTTTGCTGGAAGCAGCAGTGCGCGATATCAAGACCATCTCCCGAGGTTCCGGACATCAGTCCGATGGCTTCATACGTATCGGAGGACTTCATAAGGGTTAAAGTTTGTTAAAAATGAAAGCTTAAAGTTAATTTTAATCAACGTATTTCAAACGGACTTTTTAAAATCCTTAATTTAGGGTCGAAATTCGGGATAATGTTTTTTGTAGGAAACATCCTGAACGGTAAGTAAATGTAGGAGACTTTCGAAGAAGGAGTATTGAAAAATTTGGTCATCGACATTGGCAATACGCGTATAAAATCGGCTTTGTTTCATGGTGAAGAGTTGGTGGAGGATTGCGTAGAGGAGTATTTGGATGAATTGCTATTGAGGATCAGTTCGTGGGAATTTGACCATGCCATGGTCAGTTCTGTAAGGTGGTCGAGAAAGGAGCTGGAAGTGCTGCTTCCTTTTACCTTTGTGTTTTTGGACCGCTCTACGCCCATGCCGGTCACCAATGCTTATGAGACGCCCCACACGCTGGGACTGGATAGGATAGCTGCGGCTATCGGTGCCCACGGGATGGCCGGCGGATCGGCAGTATTGAGCATTGATCTGGGGACTTGCATCACGTATGACTTTATCGATCAATCACGTTGCTACCAAGGAGGAGCGATCTCTCCAGGAGTGCAGATGCGTTTTACGGCCATGCACACACAGACGGCACGATTGCCACTGTTGGAACATGTCCCGACGGATGGATTTCCAGCCCTTACGGGAAATAACACACTGGAAGGCATGAAAAGCGGCGTTTATCACGGTGTGTATTTCGAAATGGAAGGGATCATTTCCCAGTATCGAAGGCATTACCAACATTTAAAGGTGTTTATTTGCGGTGGTGATGCGAAATTCTTTGAAAGCTTAACAAAAGACTACATATTTGTAATCCCCAATTTGGTCCTACACGGATTGAATAGAATTTTAAATTACAATGTCAATACAAACTAGACTGCAACTACTTGGCGTATTTAGCGCTATTTTCATATTTACGCAAGCAAAAGGACAGGTTGGTTCTTCCACGTACAGTTCCCTTGGCGTGGGCGATATGAACAATTCAGGCCTTACGCAAAACCAAGCCATGGGAGGACTTGGCATCAGTTATGGCGACGCTTGGTCTGTCAATCAGGTAAACCCTGCCCTGTCCGTGAAGAATAATGTTTTTAACTTTCAGGCAGCTTTTAATTACAAGCGTTATCGGGCATCTACGGAAAGCAGTAATTCTACCTTAGATGGTGGGGGATTGAGCTACGTGACCGTTTCGCTGCCCGTCAAGCCAAGGAAATGGACGATCGGATTAGGTTTGGATCAGTTGAGCACTGTGGACTATGAGCATTTGGTCGAGTCCCCAGTAGTCAATTCCGACTATAATTCCATTAGTCGAATGAGAGGACGCGGAGGGATTAGTGAGGTGTACTTGAACACCGGTTTTGAGCTATTCAAGAATTTCAATGTGGGTGTTCAGGGCTCTTATATTTTTGGATCCACGATCAAGCGCCAGCAGATTACGCTGACCAATGAAGATGGGCCACTGGTCGATGGACAGTCGGAATATTATAACAGGTTGACAATTAACGATTTTTCATTTAAAGGCGGTGTTCATTACGCATTACGCACTGGAGATCGCAGTAGAATGAATTTTGGTGCCATTTATCAGGCTTTTGGTGACCTTAATGGAAAAGTCTTCGCAAAAATGGCCGATATCGGTGAGGCCAGTGATGAGAATTCGGATGGGCAGACTATATTTAATAATGAAAGAGGAAATATTTATCTACCTAATAAGTTAGGTTATGGCGTATCTTTCGAAAAAATTAATAAATTTGTGATTGGGCTTGAGGCTCAGCATCAGGATTTTACGCAATATGAGTCTTTTATAGGAAGAAACGACGATCTCGGATCATCCTTTAAGGTAGGACTGGGAGGCCAGTTTATCCCAGATATTTACTCCATTGAAAGTGTTTTTATGCGGAGTACTTTCCGTGCAGGGCTTGAATTTGAGCAGACACCTTACCTGATAGGAGAGAATAAGGTCAATGATATTGGCATTAATTTTGGAGCGTCGATTCCTATGAACAGCTTGTCTCTGTTAAATTTTGCCGTAAAATTTGGACAGAGAGGTACAACAGACGATGGTTTGGTCAAGGAGGAATATGTGAAGTTTTCCCTTGGATTTTCCATCAACGACAACAGTTGGTTCTACAAAAAAGTATTTGAATAAACAAAATGAGTATGAAAGCTAAAATTGCATTATTTGGGTTATTGTCTTTTGTTTTCGTGGGTTTGGCCCAAGCTCAGGAGGGATGGAATTGGCCTTCTGACGAAAAAATGGAATCAAAAGCAAGGGAGTACAACGCTGCCTACAACGATTACATGAAAGCAGATCAATTTATCCAAGCCACAAAACCACTTCACTGGTTATTGGTAAATGCCCCTGATCTAAATGAAGCCATTTATATCAATGGTGTTACTGTATATGACGGTGCTTCAAAAGAGACAACAGACGAAGCCCAAAAGAAGATTTACCAAGATTCTGTCATGACGGTTTATAATCTACGCGGCGAAAAATACGACAACACCGCCAGTTGGATTGAAAACCAAGCTTATTATGCTTATAACTACTACAGAGGTGATAAGGACAAAGTGGCCGATGCGGCTGAATATTTTGCCAAGGACATTGAGCTTAATGGAGAAATCAATACCCCTGGGTTAGTTCCTGCGTATTTTGATTTGGTGTACAGAAACTACGCCTATAATCAAGCCTATTCTGATGAAGAAGTGCTTGAAATATACGATGCGCTTTATGCCCGATTGGACAAGGCAGAAGCAGCAGGCGGAGATGTTTCCGGACAAAAGACCACTTTGGACCAGATTCTTGTTAACATGGAAATCATCGATTGTGATTTTATCCAGAACAAGCTGGCACCACAAATGGAAGCAAACCCAAGTGATATTGCATTGGCCAAAAGGGTATTTCAATACTCTGTCCAATATAAATGTACTTCTTCAGAAGCCTTTACCAAAGCCTTGGAAATCGTAGATAACGATAGCCCGACTTTCTCCACTTCCCAGGTAAGAGGTATGCGAGCGATGCAAAGTAAAGAACATGCCAAAGCAGAAGAAATGTTTAACAAAGCATTAGAGCTAGCAGAAAATGATGGCCAACGGGCAGAAGTGTATTATGATCTTGCGAAAGCACAAGCCCAGCAGGGCAAAAAATCAAGTGCCCGCCAGTCTGCACTTAAGGTATTGGACTTTGACTCTTCCAAAACAGCAGACGTGTGGAACTTTATCGGTAGCTTGTACATGGGCTCTTCAGCAGACTGTAGAGGTGGCCAGAGCCGTGTGAAAGACTACTCGGTATTCATTGCTGCTTATGAAGCATTTGCCAAAGCGGGCAACAATTCAGGAATGGCCAACGCCAAAGCGAGATTCCCTTCCAAAGAAGAATTGTTTACTGAAGGTTACCAAGAAGGTCAAACCATCAATACTGGCTGCTGGGTAGGTCAATCCGTGACCCTCAGAACAAGAGATTAATGAAGCCATAAAGTCAATGACTATGGTCAACATTGAAAAGGCGGTTTATGAAACCGCCTTTTTTTTATTCCCCGCTGAGTAATAAGGAATAACTCGATTTTATTGATAAATTTGCTGCATGATTAGGAATCTGGTAATAGTGTTTATCGTGGTGTCGGTGGGATTTTCCTGCAGGGAGAGTGTGGACACGAGCCAGCTGGAGCAGTATAATGGACCAATGCGGATTACCACTGATATGGAAGTGTTCAGGAGTGATTCGGCGACCGTCCGTATCAAACTTACGGCAGGAAAACAATTGGTCTTCAATAATCAGGACATGGAGTTTCCAGAGGGCATTCAGATCCAGTTTTACGATGTGGACGGTAAGCTTACCTCTACGATCAGGGCTGATAAGGCCTATTATGATAATAAGACAAAGCTGTATCGTGGAGAAGGGGATGTAAGGGTTCACAATATCGAAAAAGGAGATAAACTGAATACCGAGGAGTTGTTTTGGAATGAGCGGAAAGAAATTATTTTTACGGAGAAGTTCTTCACCATAGAAAAAGCAGATGAGACACTGATCAAGGGTACAGGCCTAGAGTCAGACCAGTCCTTTAGCAATTATACATTATATAATATAGTAGATAGCCGATTGCCGATACAGGAAGAGGAGCAATAGTATGAGATTAAAAGGAATTATTTTGCTATCACTGTCAGCAGCGCTGGTAATTATAGGTACACACCTGACGATGACACAGGGGATTACCTTTTCTTATCCAGTGTTTATGTTTGCGGTGGCGTTGCTGTTTTGGTACAAGTATTTAAAGACCAAATGGGCGGAGCAAGACGAGCAATCATCTCAAGGTCAAGAGGGTAAGAAAAAGCGCAAATAATGGAATATCAGTACCTTGTTTATGTTTTGGTCACCTTAATGTTTTCAGCCTTGTTTTCTGGTTTGGAGATAGCGTTTGTGTCAGCGAACAAGCTGCACATAGAGCTTCAGAACAAGCAAGGTGATTTCACGGGAAAGGTGTTGGCGGGATTTATGAAAAATCCTGGCCAGTTTATTGGCACCACCCTACTAGGAAATACTGTTTCATTGGTCGTCTATGGTATTTTCATGGCCTACTTGCTGGAACCTGCGATAGCCCATTACTTACAGTATTTGCCGGATGGCTTGCATGGTTTGAACAATCAGGTGACGGTCATGCTTATCCAAACAGTGCTGTCCACCTTGGTCGTTTTGATCACTGCGGAGTTTATTCCCAAGAGCATATTTATGCTCAATCCAAATAACCTGCTGAGCTTTTTTGCCATTCCATTTATGATCATCTATTACACCATGTATCCGATAGTGTGGTTAGTGGTGGGGATGTCCCGTTTTTTTATTACCCGTATTTTGGGATTGGATTATAGCGAAGATCGGCCGGTTTTTAAGATCACGGACCTGAACAGTTTTATCCAGAACAATTTGGAGACAGAAGGCGATGATGCTACCGACATTGACACCAAGATTTTTGACAATGCGGTAGAGTTTAAAAAGGTAAAAGCAAGGGACTGTATGGTTCCCAGGACAGACATCGTGGCCGTGGATGTAGAAGACAGTATTGAGGAGCTGAAGTCCACGTTTATGGAAAGTGGGCATTCGAAGATCATTGTTTATAAAGAAAATATCGATGATGTGATCGGTTATTGTCATCACTTGGAGCTTTTTAAGAAGCCCAAGGAAATTGGAGATATCCTTACCCCTATCATCATTGTGCCGGAGACTGCATTGGTGAACGAGCTCTTGGTGCAATTTATTTCTGAGCGAAAAAGTCTGGCCCTGGTAGTGGATGAATTTGGTGGGACCAGTGGTATCGTCAGTATGGAAGACATCATCGAAGAGATTTTTGGCGAGATCGAAGACGAATATGATAATGATGACCTGATCGAGCAGGAGCTTTCGGACAACGAATATCTGCTCAGTGCCCGCCATGAGATCGATTACCTTAATGAAAAGTACGATTGGAATTTGCCGGAGGGGGATTTTGACACTTTATCCGGTTTTATCCTGTACATCACAGAAAATATCCCAAAAAAAGGAGAGTCTGCCGTGTATGGACCATTTACTTTTACGGTGGTTTCCAAGCAGGAGCACCGGATTGATACAGTGAAACTTAAAATAAATACATAAGTGAGGTGAGGAAGTGATTATTGGGGGCGATAATATTTTGAATTTACCGCCAGATGTAATTATTTTGCGACACTTCAAAAACTAGAAGAATGGCTTTAATAAAAGAAATTAGACAGAGAACAGGTCTTGCAATCGGTGTGATTGCGGTAGGGTTGATACTTTTCCTGGTAGGAGGAGATTTATTGGGTCCCAATTCAATGCTCTTAGGAGGTAGGGATACCGTGGTAGGAGAAATCAATGGGGAAGAAATTTCCTATGAAGAATACATTGCGCAGGTGGAGCAGTTTAAGCAAAACTATGTGCAAAACTCTGGGCGAAACCCAACAGAGAATGAGATGTACAGTGTGCGTGAGCAAGCATGGCAAGCCATGGTGGTGAAGCGTGTCTTTTCAGAGCAGTATGAGGAATTGGGCATGACCATTTCCGATGCTGAATTGGTAGATATGGTGCAAGGCAAAAACATTGTCGCCGAGCTTCGCCAGCAACTTACCAATCCAGAGACCGGGCAATTTGATCGGCAACAGTTGATTTCTTTCTTGCAATCACTGGAATCTGCCCCTCCCCAGCAGCGCGCTTTTTGGGCTCAGCAGGAGCAGACCTTCGCTGATTCCAGGTTGCGGATCAAATATGACAACTTGCTTTCATCATCTTCATATGCTACCAAGGAGCAAGGTGCCATGCAATATAAGATGCAAAACAGCATTGCCGATGTAGAGCACCTGTTTGTTCCTTATTATGCGATTTCAGATTCTGCTGTGAACATTACAGATGCTGACCTAGAATCATATCTTTCTGAGAACAGAGAGGAATTTGAAGCGCAGAATACCAGGGACCTTTCCTATGTGACTTTTAATCTTTATCCAAGCGGAGCCGATTCTGCTGCAGTGATCGATGAGATCAGCCAGTTGACAGAAGAGCTTCGTGCTGCTGATAACGATTCTGTTTTTGTACTGAGAAATTCAGAAATCTCCAACCCATACAGAACCTTCCTTCCTGGACAGACCCTTCCGGCTGATTTTACGTCAAATGTGGAAAACCCTGAAGTAGGTGCAGTTTACGGGCCATTCATTACCAATAGGAGTTCGTACGTGACGTACAAGGTATCCGAGCAATATGAAGGCACTCCGCGAATGAGGGCCAGCCATATCCTATTCAGCACCCAGGGAATGGACGATGCTGGAAAAGCGGCGGCGAAGACCCAAGCGGAGACGGTTTTGGCGCAACTTGAAGAAGGAGGAAATTTCTTTGCAGCGGCACAGCAATACGGACAGGATGGTACTGCCCAGCGTGGAGGTGATCTTGGATGGTTTGCAAAGGAAGACTTTGTGGAGCCTTTTGCTGACGCGGTATTTTCAAGAAATGAGACAGGTCTTATCGGAAAATTGATCGAAACGGAATATGGGTTCCATATCATTAATGTTACCGCGCTTCCTGAAAATGAAGTGGTGAAAATTGCAGTCCTTGAAAAAGAACTGGTGCCAAGTGATGCGACTAGAAACGAGGTCTTCAGAAATGCAGACATGTTTGCCGCCAGTACTGGCAACGCCGATCAATTTGAAACCAATGCAAAAGAAGAAGGCTATCGTGTCATGGATGCAAGTGGACTTGCCACTAACGCGAGGTCTATCAATAACCTTACAGGAGCCAGGGAAGTGGTTAGATGGGCATTTAACGATGCTTCTATTGGAGCCGTGTCCCAGGTGTTTGAACTGGAGAATGCCTATGTGGTAGCCCTGCTCAAGGGCAAAACAGAGGAAGGTGATGTGGAACTAAAACAAGTAAGGGGTGTCGTAAGAGACCAAGTCCTTCGTGAGAAGAAATTTGAAATGATAGCAGAGAAGCTTTCCGGTAAAGGGTCTCTCCAAGATATGAAAGCGGTATTCCCCAATGAAGCATCTATTGGCACTGCACCAAGTTTGAAATTGAGCGAAAACACCATTCCAGGTATTGGCTACGCCCCTAAAGCAGTAGGAGCAGTA
It encodes:
- a CDS encoding SurA N-terminal domain-containing protein; this translates as MALIKEIRQRTGLAIGVIAVGLILFLVGGDLLGPNSMLLGGRDTVVGEINGEEISYEEYIAQVEQFKQNYVQNSGRNPTENEMYSVREQAWQAMVVKRVFSEQYEELGMTISDAELVDMVQGKNIVAELRQQLTNPETGQFDRQQLISFLQSLESAPPQQRAFWAQQEQTFADSRLRIKYDNLLSSSSYATKEQGAMQYKMQNSIADVEHLFVPYYAISDSAVNITDADLESYLSENREEFEAQNTRDLSYVTFNLYPSGADSAAVIDEISQLTEELRAADNDSVFVLRNSEISNPYRTFLPGQTLPADFTSNVENPEVGAVYGPFITNRSSYVTYKVSEQYEGTPRMRASHILFSTQGMDDAGKAAAKTQAETVLAQLEEGGNFFAAAQQYGQDGTAQRGGDLGWFAKEDFVEPFADAVFSRNETGLIGKLIETEYGFHIINVTALPENEVVKIAVLEKELVPSDATRNEVFRNADMFAASTGNADQFETNAKEEGYRVMDASGLATNARSINNLTGAREVVRWAFNDASIGAVSQVFELENAYVVALLKGKTEEGDVELKQVRGVVRDQVLREKKFEMIAEKLSGKGSLQDMKAVFPNEASIGTAPSLKLSENTIPGIGYAPKAVGAVFGLESGQITQPIKEDIGVVVAKLNSKTPAGEVADYTMYQNQLQANQQQRTAYMIMMAAEELAEVKDYRYKFF